The following are encoded in a window of Cottoperca gobio chromosome 20, fCotGob3.1, whole genome shotgun sequence genomic DNA:
- the gjd4 gene encoding gap junction delta-4 protein gives MMGSNASEVIFISVNHNITLMGKVWFIVMIFLRILILLFAGYPLYQDEQERFVCNTLQPGCANVCYDLFSPISLFRFWLVQLITLCVPYIIFIIYVVHKVSNNLTVDLNSSGHIEALPFKIHQEQFSKTFVNKRPLVAERGWARCFTGAYILHLLFRTLLEAGFAAAHYYLFGFYVPRRFLCQHPPCTTQVDCYISRPTEKTMMLNFMLAGAALSLFLNVLDFICAIKRSVRQKRKMNVEKIYEQEQCFLSGRGASRVVDPNASLVQQDLEAEAGHTGSFRKRRGSKGSCGVGVLALGQEPSCLERSSLSRSPELPACNTNGNNGYSVSQEEALERNGSEVALCPPEPMGTPRSIRVSKRSRLKPPPPPRRDLGSSPREPAGPFGDVSTATAICTRRVGQYTLVELASGAELQTNDEGQEKRSEWV, from the exons ATGATGGGATCAAATGCCTCTGAGGTCATCTTTATCTCTGTCAATCACAACATCACCTTGATGG GAAAGGTGTGGTTCATCGTGATGATCTTCCTTCGTATCCTGATCCTCCTCTTTGCTGGTTATCCTCTCTACCAGGACGAGCAGGAGCGATTTGTATGCAACACACTTCAGCCCGGCTGTGCCAACGTGTGCTACGATCTATtttctcccatctctctcttccgcTTCTGGCTGGTGCAGCTTATCACCTTGTGTGTCCCCTACATCATCTTTATCATCTATGTTGTCCATAAGGTCTCAAATAACCTCACTGTGGACCTAAACTCCTCGGGTCACATTGAAGCCTTGCCGTTCAAGATCCACCAGGAGCAGTTCAGCAAGACATTTGTAAACAAGAGGCCTCTGGTGGCTGAGCGAGGGTGGGCCCGGTGTTTCACAGGAGCCTACATCCTCCATCTGTTGTTCAGGACGTTGCTGGAGGCAGGATTTGCGGCAGCTCACTACTATCTGTTTGGTTTCTACGTCCCCAGGAGGTTCCTGTGCCAACATCCACCATGCACTACCCAGGTGGACTGCTACATCTCCAGGCCCACTGAGAAGACCATGATGCTCAACTTCATGCTTGCTGGAGCTGCTCTTTCACTTTTCCTAAATGTGCTGGATTTCATCTGCGCCATCAAGCGCTCTGTGaggcagaagaggaagatgaatgTGGAGAAGATTTATGAACAAGAGCAGTGTTTCCTTTCAGGTAGAGGAGCGAGCAGAGTAGTAGACCCAAACGCCTCCCTGGTTCAGCAGGATCTAGAGGCAGAGGCTGGTCACACAGGGAGTTTTCGGAAAAGACGAGGCAGCAAGGGCTCTTGTGGCGTGGGAGTGCTTGCTTTAGGTCAGGAACCATCCTGCCTAGAGCGCTCCTCCCTTTCCCGCTCTCCAGAACTTCCAGCCTGCAACACCAACGGAAACAACGGCTACTCAGTTTCCCAAGAGGAGGCTCTGGAAAGGAATGGCAGTGAGGTGGCTCTCTGCCCCCCAGAGCCAATGGGGACACCCAGATCCATTCGTGTTAGCAAACGCAGTCGACTAAAACCGCCACCTCCGCCCAGACGGGACCTTGGGTCATCCCCCAGGGAGCCAGCAGGACCTTTCGGCGACGTTTCCACAGCAACAGCAATTTGTACCAGAAGGGTGGGTCAGTATACGCTGGTTGAGCTGGCTAGTGGTGCAGAGCTACAGACCAATGATGAAGGGCAAGAGAAAAGATCAGAGTGGGTGTGA